The Calypte anna isolate BGI_N300 chromosome 2, bCalAnn1_v1.p, whole genome shotgun sequence genome includes a window with the following:
- the CTNNB1 gene encoding catenin beta-1 — protein MATQADLMELDMAMEPDRKAAVSHWQQQSYLDSGIHSGATTTAPSLSGKGNPEEEDVDTTQVLYEWEQGFSQSFTQEQVADIDGQYAMTRAQRVRAAMFPETLDEGMQIPSTQFDAAHPTNVQRLAEPSQMLKHAVVNLINYQDDAELATRAIPELTKLLNDEDQVVVNKAAVMVHQLSKKEASRHAIMRSPQMVSAIVRTMQNTNDVETARCTAGTLHNLSHHREGLLAIFKSGGIPALVKMLGSPVDSVLFYAITTLHNLLLHQEGAKMAVRLAGGLQKMVALLNKTNVKFLAITTDCLQILAYGNQESKLIILASGGPQALVNIMRTYTYEKLLWTTSRVLKVLSVCSSNKPAIVEAGGMQALGLHLTDPSQRLVQNCLWTLRNLSDAATKQEGMEGLLGTLVQLLGSDDINVVTCAAGILSNLTCNNYKNKMMVCQVGGIEALVRTVLRAGDREDITEPAICALRHLTSRHQEAEMAQNAVRLHYGLPVVVKLLHPPSHWPLIKATVGLIRNLALCPANHAPLREQGAIPRLVQLLVRAHQDTQRRTSMGGTQQQFVEGVRMEEIVEGCTGALHILARDVHNRIVIRGLNTIPLFVQLLYSPIENIQRVAAGVLCELAQDKEAAEAIEAEGATAPLTELLHSRNEGVATYAAAVLFRMSEDKPQDYKKRLSVELTSSLFRTEPMAWNETADLGLDIGAQGEPLGYRPDDPSYRSFHSGGYGQDALGMDPMMEHEMGGHHPGADYPVDGLPDLGHAQDLMDGLPPGDSNQLAWFDTDL, from the exons ATGGCAACCCAAG CTGACTTGATGGAGTTGGATATGGCAATGGAGccagacagaaaagcagcagtcagCCACTGGCAGCAGCAGTCGTATCTGGACTCTGGTATCCATTCTGGTGCCACAACAACTGCTCCCTCCTTGAGTGGCAAGGGAAATCCTGAAGAGGAAGATGTGGACACAACGCAAGTCCTGTACGAGTGGGAACAGGGATTCTCTCAGTCCTTTACCCAAGAGCAAGTTGCTG ATATTGATGGCCAGTATGCAATGACTAGAGCTCAGAGAGTGCGTGCAGCTATGTTCCCTGAAACACTGGATGAAGGAATGCAAATCCCATCCACACAATTCGATGCAGCTCATCCAACTAATGTGCAACGCCTGGCTGAGCCATCCCAGATGCTAAAACATGCTGTGGTTAATTTGATAAACTACCAAGATGATGCTGAACTTGCGACCCGTGCAAtcccagaactgaccaaacTGTTGAATGATGAGGACCAG GTGGTGGTGAACAAGGCTGCAGTTATGGTTCATCAGTTATCCAAAAAGGAGGCATCTCGCCATGCTATTATGAGATCTCCTCAAATGGTGTCTGCTATTGTACGTACCATGCAGAATACAAACGATGTGGAAACAGCCCGTTGTACTGCAGGTACACTACACAATCTCTCACATCACCGTGAAGGCTTGTTGGCCATCTTCAAATCAGGAGGCATCCCTGCTTTGGTTAAAATGCTTGG GTCTCCAGTGGACTCGGTGCTGTTCTATGCCATTACAACTCTTCACAATCTCCTGTTACATCAGGAAGGAGCCAAGATGGCTGTCCGTCTAGCTGGTGGCCTGCAGAAAATGGTTGCCTTGCTCAACAAGACAAATGTCAAATTCTTGGCCATCACAACGGATTGCCTTCAGATTTTAGCTTATGGCAACCAAGAAAGCAAG CTGATTATTCTGGCAAGCGGTGGACCCCAGGCTCTAGTAAACATAATGAGGACCTATACTTATGAGAAACTATTGTGGACCACAAGTAGAGTGCTGAAGGTGTTGTCAGTCTGCTCCAGCAACAAACCTGCTATTGTTGAAGCTG GTGGCATGCAAGCTTTGGGGCTCCACCTCACAGATCCAAGCCAGCGTCTTGTCCAGAACTGTCTCTGGACTCTGAGAAATCTGTCAGATGCTGCAACAAAGCAG gaagGAATGGAAGGCCTTCTAGGAACTCTTGTTCAGCTTTTAGGATCAGATGATATTAATGTTGTGACTTGTGCTGCCGGCATCCTTTCCAACCTTACCTGCAACAATTACAAGAACAAGATGATGGTGTGCCAGGTTGGTGGCATTGAGGCTCTCGTGCGCACCGTTCTTCGGGCTGGAGACAGGGAAGACATCACAGAACCCGCTATTTGTGCGCTCCGTCACCTCACCAGCAGACATCAAGAAGCTGAGATGGCTCAGAATGCAGTACGTCTCCATTACGGACTCCCAGTGGTGGTGAAACTCTTGCACCCGCCATCACACTGGCCTTTGATCAAG GCTACTGTTGGTTTGATCCGCAACCTTGCTCTCTGTCCTGCAAACCACGCCCCGCTGCGTGAGCAAGGTGCTATCCCCAGGTTAGTCCAGTTGCTGGTCAGAGCACACCAAGACACCCAGCGACGTACTTCCATGGGTGGAACACAGCAGCAGTTTGTG GAGGGTGTGCGCATGGAAGAAATTGTCGAGGGCTGCACTGGAGCCCTGCATATTCTTGCACGTGATGTGCATAATCGAATCGTAATCAGGGGTCTAAATACCATTCCACTATTTGTGCAG TTGTTGTACTCTCCCATTGAGAATATCCAGAGAGTAGCTGCAGGTGTACTTTGTGAACTGGCTCAAGACAAGGAAGCAGCTGAAGCAATTGAAGCTGAAGGTGCAACTGCCCCTTTAACAGAACTGCTTCATTCTAGGAATGAGGGTGTTG CAACATACgcagctgcagtgctgttcAGAATGTCTGAGGACAAACCACAAGACTATAAGAAGCGACTTTCGGTGGAATTGACAAGCTCCCTCTTCAGGACTGAGCCAATGGCTTGGAACGAG ACAGCAGATCTTGGACTTGATATTGGTGCCCAGGGAGAGCCTCTTGGATACCGCCCAGATG ATCCTAGCTACCGTTCTTTCCACTCTGGCGGATACGGTCAGGATGCCTTGGGTATGGACCCTATGATGGAACATGAAATGGGTGGCCACCACCCTGGTGCTGACTACCCAGTTGATGGTCTGCCAGATCTTGGCCATGCCCAGGACCTTATGGATGGGCTGCCTCCAGGTGACAGTAATCAGTTGGCCTGGTTCGATACTGACCTGTAA